Proteins encoded in a region of the Plasmodium knowlesi strain H genome assembly, contig: PKNH_00_108, whole genome shotgun sequence genome:
- a CDS encoding SICAvar, type I (fragment) yields the protein EDVWKEVPKEIKALAEGTNKNKRKEVEDKNYCNGLSEGKGKDACILIAAGLKNLYDINESDAVDVSFQRTMQCVLLNAIADRLEDEKFPCTDEKNVKKGIEHAFGKIDNIMNGSKCSGNDKCFKCPRVKNYDNCEIKTDGGSEEKLKDKINPKVEAEYNEDSTTSTSPLSKKSLTTTICK from the coding sequence gAGGATGTGTGGAAGGAAGTTCCAAAGGAGATTAAGGCACTTGCCGAAGGCactaataaaaataaaaggaaggaagtggaagataAAAACTACTGTAACGGTCTCtcggaagggaaaggaaaggatgcTTGCAtccttatagcagcaggattaaaaaacctcTATGACATCAACGAGAGCGATGCCGTCGATGTATCGTTCCAAAGAACGATGCagtgtgttttattaaatgccattGCAGACAGATTAGAGGACGAAAAATTTCCCTGTACGGATGAGAAGAATGTAAAGAAGGGGATAGAACATGCTTTCGGGAAGATTGATAATATTATGAATGGCAGTAAGTGCAGTGGTaatgataaatgttttaagTGTCCCAGGGTTAAGAACTATGATAATTGCGAAATTAAAACAGATGGGGGTAGCGAAGAGAAGTtaaaggacaaaattaacCCGAAGGTGGAAGCAGAATATAATGAAGATAGCACTACTAGTACTAGTCCCTTATCGAAGAAATCTCTAACTAcgaccatatgtaagtag